Proteins encoded by one window of Lathyrus oleraceus cultivar Zhongwan6 chromosome 1, CAAS_Psat_ZW6_1.0, whole genome shotgun sequence:
- the LOC127085429 gene encoding probable plastid-lipid-associated protein 4, chloroplastic produces MVMALSSSSSLILNTTDYSPHKPLHSPSSSSSSFSSSHFPIKPLIHHSHNLPISQKWRRNVSFFTSFLKKPKDASTIKEELLEAIASLDRGADATPEDQQSVDQIARKLEAVNPTKAPLKSSLLDGKWELIYTTSQSILQTKRPKILRSVTNYQAINADTLRAQNMESLPFFNQVTADLTPLNTRKVAVKFDTFKIAGFIPVKAPDTARGELEITYLDEELRVSRGDKGNLFILKMVDPSYRIPA; encoded by the exons ATGGTTATGGCcttatcttcttcttcttctctcatTCTCAACACCACTGATTATTCACCTCACAAACCACTCCATTCACCATCAtcctcctcatcatcattttctTCTTCTCACTTTCCAATCAAACCTCTCATCCACCACTCTCACAACCTTCCCATATCTCAAAAATGGAGAAGAAATGTTTCATTCTTTACTTCTTTCTTAAAGAAACCCAAAGACGCAAGCACCATTAAGGAAGAGCTTCTTGAAGCCATTGCTTCGCTTGATCGAGGAGCTGATGCCACTCCTGAAGACCAACAAAGCGTTGATCAG ATTGCACGCAAACTTGAAGCAGTTAATCCAACAAAGGCGCCACTCAAATCTAGTTTACTTGATGGAAAATGGGAGCTTATTTACACTACCTCTCAGTCAATCTTGCAAACTAAG AGACCAAAAATTTTGAGATCAGTTACAAATTATCAAGCAATCAATGCTGATACTCTCCGAGCCCAAAACATGGAATCTCTGCCATTCTTCAACCAG GTGACAGCAGATTTAACACCTTTGAACACAAGGAAAGTGGCTGTGAAATTCGATACCTTCAAAATTGCAGGCTTC ATACCTGTTAAGGCTCCTGACACAGCTCGCGGCGAACTTGAAATAACATATTTGGATGAAGAACTTCG GGTATCAAGAGGGGACAAAGGAAACTTGTTCATCTTGAAAATGGTGGATCCATCTTATCGGATTCCTGCATGA